The following coding sequences are from one Neodiprion lecontei isolate iyNeoLeco1 chromosome 7, iyNeoLeco1.1, whole genome shotgun sequence window:
- the LOC107224771 gene encoding mucin-4 isoform X1 produces the protein MDPNLFTLLCLFAAIVASVRCKTKGEDDDQRGRLPELLTELDLASVEASQEDVESLKTVVKRLAPAKNGEYLMYQVFFGNEDLLKEWLKGAGVMGQPGVDFPVLTTIPATKFSCRGVKGGYYADPETNCQVFHICDNGRKISFLCPNGTVFQQSQLICDWWFKVDCGKSPELYEQSAEQLAEDDRKRAEAKKMNSEFHRASGKNTGQVYYQTQNQNIDYDGRQNGRTNPFGQNQEAGNESGEKNSQQIGRNGNQFGQQQQSRGSQSAPSYNFNQQGDRNIDNQQNVRQNFNTRTGQGKQGVNFQDHFGATSNSNAPQDEKVNYRNPKAFGESRNNFNELTTTASPFREYQQPAESAAFATSRNNRYNKAFQYNQFNSFYSPNQVSSTEGYKDAFGQNGTPQKAPFPTFAPIFVPRTTSTTPAPYLETTTQRAYVNTDAYRYNTATQTPYLNPQTASPGRQQSSETTVETYTQGYTQTTNFPSTQRPYVNTDTYRLGGSGGTATEASTTWSSFDQTTSRHSAAFTTEGTTLTTEPFNSYQSPVTGKSLSPYDTSFTYKYGKIGSTIGPYVPFTKNYAYSTTMSTSTSKPPGYTATVPTIPDQTRTGAGHEIAETEREHAIDMLHSLQELEATAPTTGMHNGTRDGLSIPPSSGPATLHTLALYFATAGDNFDSNETSTDTAVRIGDGEGEEVVTTEKSASAELPTNLLTQNTVKSYSDLFNINSAIQAVEDVTTNTRLAEEDDPDNDLDLQQSQGPVSGTNQRKNNPKLRELAQVFTHALSAYLQDPETFRKVLTEIRPTEPPTSTGSEFTESTTVYPTTQDEYPSATKEKDEVLDFSDVTKTSRRKKLTTPYPATTQTLFTPAETTYQTLYTTPGVIDESLNEAQSSDFRSSNDEARKDIAQEVNHAFRSSRNDGIFNYNSEASGPSAPATADYDSYVPIGAVESRNRFGGFQNNSALTHSPYGQGVKPEGVTPIGDGYVPEMTPASYDQVQTNLFADYGNVDNFVITPEPVEEFRTEESTTTNPTSFAYQDDNELFTTTRRPFRINYYDTTTRSPRHNDESLATAGSAYSTYSNSFNDLWSGEKSPEPQLTTTTTDYPSAGTTLQTENGPQKYTQQPSTTHWTASPTVTRLWETTVFFDPKRINQGLTGLGEDAVFGTTTPTPSQETLATDSSQWRWSQSENDSPTAFTLLPTTYSENTATPSPSYTTHSSIVTTITSSVSSATSPSLSVSALNVTENEVIRAQEIFGALNSTSSSRLMRVMKQADNNSTVRQLVLLLISHCKGPMNKTMEQERQQLLDALLRTPVNDFSSQESRDIVNGISNLRLSTGSGDLQIVDTTTPVSVTTFRSRMSRKFRPTTDPPAPIVRSDDTDPSEADNSLSIEAESPADNRALELLRSLYTIAAKWG, from the exons GGTGAGGACGATGATCAGCGAGGCAGACTGCCCGAGCTCCTGACGGAACTGGATCTGGCTAGTGTCGAGGCGTCCCAGGAGGATGTCGAGTCCTTGAAGACTGTCGTCAAGCGGCTCGCGCCCGCGAAGAATGGCGAGTACCTAATGTACCAAG TTTTCTTTGGCAACGAGGACTTGCTTAAGGAGTGGCTCAAGGGCGCGG GAGTCATGGGACAACCCGGTGTTGACTTTCCCGTTCTGACCACGATTCCAGCCACGAAATTCAGCTGCCGAGGCGTCAAGGGTGGCTACTACGCGGATCCGGAAACGAACTGTCAG GTTTTTCACATCTGCGACAACGGCAGGAAGATTTCGTTCCTCTGTCCAAACGGCACGGTATTTCAACAGTCGCAGCTGATATGCGATTGGTGGTTCAAAGTGGACTGCGGTAAGTCGCCTGAACTATACGAGCAGAGCGCCGAGCAGCTAGCTGAAGATGATCGGAAACGTGCAGAGGCAAAGAAGATGAACTCGGAGTTCCACAGAGCCAGTGGTAAAAATACCGGGCAGGTTTACTACCAGACGCAGAACCAGAACATCGATTATGATGGAAGGCAGAACGGACGGACCAATCCATTCGGCCAGAATCAGGAGGCTGGAAATGAGAGTGGAGAGAAGAACTCGCAGCAAATCGGAAGAAATGGGAACCAATTTGGTCAACAGCAGCAGTCTAGAGGCAGTCAGTCCGCTCCGAGCTACAACTTTAATCAACAGGGCGATAGGAATATCGATAACCAGCAGAATGTTAGACAGAATTTCAACACTCGAACTGGTCAGGGAAAGCAAGGGGTTAATTTCCAGGACCACTTTGGTGCCACTTCAAACTCCAACGCTCCCCAAGATGAAAAGGTGAATTACAGGAATCCGAAGGCCTTTGGCGAGTCAAGGAACAACTTTAACGAATTGACGACGACCGCCAGTCCGTTCAGAGAGTACCAACAACCCGCGGAAAGCGCGGCCTTTGCCACGAGTCGAAACAACAGGTACAACAAGGCCTTCCAGTACAACCAGTTCAACAGCTTTTACTCACCAAACCAGGTCAGCAGCACCGAGGGATACAAGGACGCCTTCGGGCAGAACGGGACGCCTCAGAAAGCGCCATTTCCGACCTTTGCACCGATCTTCGTGCCCCGGACGACATCAACCACGCCAGCTCCCTATCTCGAAACTACGACTCAAAGAGCTTACGTAAACACCGATGCTTACCGGTACAACACCGCGACCCAGACGCCATATTTGAATCCTCAAACTGCGAGTCCCGGCCGCCAGCAAAGCTCGGAAACGACGGTGGAGACTTATACCCAGGGCTACACTCAGACGACCAACTTTCCCTCCACCCAGAGACCGTATGTCAATACTGACACGTACAGACTCGGCGGCAGCGGCGGGACAGCAACCGAGGCCTCGACGACGTGGTCCAGCTTTGATCAAACCACTTCCAGGCACTCCGCGGCCTTTACTACAGAAGGAACAACTCTGACCACTGAACCATTCAACTCTTACCAATCCCCGGTCACCGGGAAGAGCTTGAGCCCTTACGATACGAGCTTCACTTACAAGTACGGCAAGATCGGATCCACCATCGGACCCTACGTTCCGTTTACCAAAAACTACGCATATTCTACGACTATGTCGACGTCCACCAGCAAGCCTCCTGGGTACACGGCTACGGTACCAACTATTCCTGATCAGACGAGGACAGGAGCAGGTCACGAGATCGCTGAAACGGAGCGTGAGCACGCCATCGACATGCTGCACTCTCTTCAGGAGCTGGAAGCGACTGCGCCGACTACTGGAATGCACAACGGAACTAGAGATGGACTCAGTATTCCACCTTCTTCCGGTCCAGCTACCTTGCACACTTTGGCTTTATATTTCGCTACTGCTGGCGACAATTTTGACTCGAATGAGACTTCGACCGATACTGCGGTCAGAATAGGCGACGGGGAAGGCGAGGAAGTCGTCACTACGGAGAAATCCGCATCGGCTGAACTCCCGACGAACCTGCTCACTCAAAATACCGTCAAATCGTACTCTGACCTCTTCAATATCAACTCTGCCATCCAGGCGGTAGAAGATGTTACGACTAACACGAGGCTGGCTGAAGAAGACGACCCTGACAATGACCTCGACCTCCAGCAAAGCCAGGGACCGGTTAGCGGGACCAATCAGCGCAAAAATAACCCAAAACTTCGTGAACTCGCTCAGGTCTTTACTCACGCCCTATCCGCCTACCTCCAAGACCCCGAAACCTTCAGGAAGGTACTGACCGAAATCAGACCCACCGAACCTCCCACATCAACGGGGTCTGAGTTCACTGAGAGCACGACTGTCTACCCGACCACCCAGGACGAGTATCCATCGGCGACTAAGGAGAAGGACGAGGTACTGGACTTTTCCGACGTGACGAAGACCTCGAGAAGGAAGAAGCTGACCACTCCATACCCCGCGACTACTCAGACTCTCTTCACACCCGCTGAGACCACGTATCAAACTTTGTACACTACCCCGGGTGTGATTGACGAGTCGTTGAACGAGGCTCAGTCAAGTGACTTCCGATCCTCGAATGACGAGGCCAGAAAGGATATCGCCCAGGAGGTTAATCATGCGTTCAGATCATCCCGCAATGACGGTATTTTCAACTACAATTCCGAGGCTAGCGGACCCAGTGCTCCTGCGACTGCCGACTATGACAGCTACGTTCCAATTGGCGCGGTGGAATCGAGAAACCGATTCGGCGGTTTCCAGAACAATAGTGCGCTCACTCACTCACCGTACGGACAAGGAGTGAAGCCCGAGGGTGTGACGCCTATCGGAGATGGATACGTCCCAGAGATGACACCCGCGTCTTATGATCAAGTCCAAACGAACCTCTTCGCGGACTACGGAAACGTCGACAACTTTGTCATCACCCCGGAACCGGTCGAAGAATTCCGAACCGAGGAATCGACCACCACGAATCCCACCTCCTTCGCTTACCAAGATGACAACGAGCTTTTCACTACTACCCGAAGACCCTTTAGGATAAATTATTACGACACCACCACACGGAGTCCGAGGCACAACGACGAGTCGCTGGCCACCGCTGGCAGTGCCTACTCCACGTACAGCAACAGCTTCAACGATCTTTGGAGCGGGGAAAAATCCCCGGAGCCTCAACTGACCACCACCACAACGGACTATCCGAGTGCCGGAACGACTCTACAGACTGAAAACGGTCCGCAGAAGTATACTCAGCAGCCGTCGACGACTCACTGGACCGCTTCGCCGACCGTTACGAGGCTCTGGGAAACGACCGTCTTCTTCGACCCGAAACGAATCAACCAAGGACTGACGGGCTTAGGTGAAGACGCCGTCTTCGGCACGACGACGCCGACTCCAAGTCAGGAAACTCTGGCCACCGACTCTTCCCAGTGGCGATGGTCTCAAAGTGAAAATGATTCGCCAACGGCATTCACCCTGCTACCGACGACCTACTCGGAGAACACAGCGACGCCGTCGCCGAGCTACACGACACATTCAAGCATTGTAACGACCATCACGTCGTCAGTGAGTTCGGCAACGAGTCCAAGCCTCAGTGTCAGCGCCCTCAACGTTACCGAAAACGAGGTGATCAGAGCCCAAGAAATTTTCGGGGCCCTTAATTCGACCAGCTCGAGTAGGTTGATGAGGGTGATGAAACAGGCTGACAACAACTCCACCGTTCGACAGCTCGTGCTGCTTCTCATCAGCCACTGCAAAGGACCCATGAACAAGACCATGGAGCAGGAGAGGCAGCAGCTACTCGACGCGCTCCTCAGGACTCCCGTAAATGACTTCAGTTCCCAGGAGTCCCGCGACATCGTGAACGGCATCAGCAACCTTCGCCTCTCAACCGGAAGTGGCGATCTCCAAATAGTCGACACCACGACGCCAGTTTCCGTCACAACTTTCCGCTCCAGAATGAGCCGGAAGTTCAGGCCCACCACCGATCCTCCGGCCCCGATCGTTAGATCGGACGACACCGATCCGTCCGAGGCGGACAATTCACTGTCTATAGAAGCAGAATCGCCCGCTGATAATCGAGCCCTTGAACTTCTACGCTCGCTTTACACCATAGCTGCTAAGTGGGGTTGA